The following proteins are encoded in a genomic region of Pungitius pungitius chromosome 17, fPunPun2.1, whole genome shotgun sequence:
- the col8a2 gene encoding collagen alpha-2(VIII) chain produces MLFAPACVLLMLGARALAGGYPPMTHMKYMQPMMKGPIGPPFREGKGHYVDMPPVMEVKGEPGPQGKPGPRGPPGPEGIPGKPGLGKPGLNGQPGSQGPPGFPGIGKPGLPGLPGKIGPKGMPGLNGEVGPRGEPGLRGSPGQPGLPGPAGLSLNGKPGLPGMRGPSGIRGEPGHKGLSGPPGERGLKGENGNGKPGPTGIRGPPGLKGSAGPPGLPGIGKPGLKGLSGLPGLKGDQGLPGGQGEPGEAGAPGLQGLPGPVGLGKPGQDGLPGGPGPQGPKGESGLRGPPGFPGSAGYGKPGLSGPKGEKGYGGLPGLPGEKGEPGMLGPIGEQGLDGQTGPPGLQGPMGLPGKHGMPGQKGEFGPQGPPGLPGLRGDQGPTGSFGKPGIPGEKGIPGPNGATGKPGPKGDAGHIGLPGNPGLTGATGPKGESGFIGTPGPRGQSGIPGLQGPMGPMGPQGAPGVKGETGLPGSPGLGLLGDKGAIGPQGPPGKPGPAGLNGNHGAPGPPGPPGPPGNGQAVAGPTDSQLEGDEVPGDRKGPVYSQVPLSASVAPAFTAILSTPFPPSAMPIKFDRTLYNGQNAYSTATGMFTAPLSGVYYFAYHMHVKGTSLWVALYKNNVPATYTYDEYKKGYMDQASGSAVLELKEGDQVWVQMPSDQANGLYSTEYIHSSFSGFLLCPT; encoded by the exons ATGCTGTTTGCCCCCGCCTGCgtgctgctgatgctgggaGCGCGCGCCCTTGCTGGGGGCTACCCCCCCATGACCCACATGAAGTACATGCAGCCCATGATGAAGGGGCCGATCGGACCCCCGTTCAGAGAAGGCAAGGGACACTACGTTG atatGCCACCAGTGATGGAAGTCAAGGGGGAACCAGGCCCCCAAGGTAAACCTGGACCTAGAGGCCCTCCTGGGCCAGAAGGAATTCCAGGCAAACCTGGACTGGGCAAGCCAGGTCTCAATGGCCAGCCAGGCTCTCAGGGGCCTCCTGGCTTTCCAGGAATTGGTAAGCCTGGACTTCCAGGTCTCCCGGGAAAGATTGGACCGAAGGGGATGCCGGGGCTTAATGGTGAGGTTGGCCCCCGCGGTGAACCAGGTCTCAGAGGTTCTCCAGGGCAGCCTGGCCTCCCTGGCCCAGCTGGCCTCTCTCTAAATGGGAAACCTGGGCTTCCAGGCATGAGAGGCCCCTCTGGGATTCGGGGTGAACCGGGACATAAGGGACTTTCTGGGCCACCAGGTGAACGTGGGTTAAAGGGCGAGAATGGAAATGGAAAGCCTGGGCCTACAGGTATAAGGGGTCCTCCTGGGTTGAAAGGTAGTGCAGGACCACCTGGTCTTCCAGGTATAGGCAAACCAGGCCTTAAAGGGTTGTCTGGACTGCCTGGTCTTAAAGGCGATCAAGGACTCCCAGGGGGACAAGGAGAACCAGGAGAGGCTGGGGCTCCAGGTCTACAAGGTCTGCCGGGACCAGTTGGGTTAGGGAAGCCTGGGCAAGATGGATTGCCTGGTGGACCAGGTCCACAAGGTCCTAAAGGTGAGTCAGGGCTCAGGGGTCCTCCTGGATTCCCTGGCAGTGCTGGTTATGGAAAACCTGGTCTGAGTGGACCCAAAGGAGAAAAGGGCTATGGGGGGTTACCTGGTCTCCCAGGGGAGAAAGGAGAGCCAGGAATGCTGGGCCCAATTGGGGAACAAGGCCTTGATGGGCAAACAGGACCACCAGGACTTCAAGGCCCAATGGGACTCCCCGGAAAACATGGAATGCCGGGACAGAAAGGAGAGTTTGGGCCCCAGGGTCCTCCAGGACTTCCTGGTCTCAGAGGTGACCAAGGCCCCACTGGGTCCTTTGGAAAACCCGGCATCCCTGGGGAAAAAGGCATCCCTGGGCCTAACGGAGCTACTGGAAAACCCGGCCCCAAAGGTGATGCCGGGCATATTGGGCTGCCTGGTAATCCAGGGCTGACAGGTGCTACGGGGCCTAAAGGAGAGTCAGGGTTTATAGGAACCCCAGGACCCAGGGGGCAGTCAGGAATTCCTGGTCTACAGGGGCCTATGGGTCCCATGGGGCCACAGGGTGCACCTGGCGTAAAGGGTGAAACCGGACTTCCAGGGTCTCCAGGCCTTGGACTTTTGGGAGATAAAGGAGCTATAGGTCCCCAGGGTCCTCCGGGGAAACCAGGCCCCGCTGGACTCAATGGTAACCATGGCGCTCCTGGTCCTCCGGGGCCCCCCGGTCCTCCTGGAAATGGCCAAGCCGTTGCAGGGCCAACCGATTCACAGTTGGAAGGGGATGAAGTACCAGGGGACAGGAAAGGGCCCGTATATAGTCAAGTCCCACTCTCTGCCTCTGTGGCACCAGCCTTCACAGCCATCCTCAGCACACCTTTCCCTCCCTCAGCAATGCCAATCAAATTTGACAGGACCCTGTACAACGGGCAAAATGCCTACAGCACTGCTACCGGCATGTTCACTGCTCCTTTATCCGGTGTCTACTACTTTGCATACCACATGCATGTGAAGGGAACAAGCCTGTGGGTGGCACTGTACAAGAACAATGTGCCAGCTACCTACACCTATGATGAATACAAGAAAGGCTACATGGACCAGGCGTCCGGTAGCGCTGTCCTAGAGCTGAAGGAGGGTGACCAGGTGTGGGTCCAGATGCCGTCGGATCAGGCAAATGGCCTCTATTCTACCGAATACATTCACTCCTCCTTCTCAGGATTTCTGCTCTGTCCCACATAA